From Lewinellaceae bacterium:
CCTCCCAACTGGATGAGGCCGAACTGGGGCTGAATCTCCAGCTCTGGGATAACCGGGCGGGGCTCGACCTGACTTTGTACCGCTCCCGGGCTTCCCAGCAGAGCATCCTGGCGCCGGTGCCGCTCAGCTCGGGCTTCAGCTTTAAGCGTTTCAACACCGCCGAAATCCGAAATCAGGGGGTGGAGGCGGCTTTGTTGCTGAGCCCGGTGGCCCTGCCTGCTTTTGGTTGGGATGTCAACCTCAACTTTACCCTGAACCGCAATGAGGTGCTGAAGATCAGCGAGGGAGTAGACCGCGTTTCGCTGGGGCGCTTTGCCCCGGGCACGGAGTATGTCTGGGCGGAGGTGCAGGCCGTGGTGGGGCAGCCCTACGGAGTGATCCTGAACAACGATTATGTCTACAGTCCGGAGGGAGAGCCGGTCATCAACCCGGACGGAAGCTGGAAACAGACGGAAACCATCGTGCCGGTTGGCAACATTCAACCCAATTTCCTGCTGGGGCTCACCAATACCTTCACGTACAAAGGCCTGCAACTGGCCTTCCTGCTGGACGGCAAGTTCGGCCAGGAAGCCTACTGGGGCACCAAAGACTGGGCCGAGCGCCTGGGGCAGGATCCCGCCACCCTGGCCGGCAGAGACGCCACGCACGGCGGGCTGTCCTGGACGGACGCCAACGGCAACGAGCGGGACGACGGAGTGATCCTTCCCGGCGTCAAAGAGGTGTTCGACGCAGCGGGCAACGTGGTGGGCTACGAACCAAATGACATCGTCGTTTCCGCCAGGGAACGCTGGAGCGCTCAACCCCATGCAGCCAATGTACTAGACGGCTCTTTCTTCCGCCTGCGGGAGTTGTCGTTGAGCTATGCCCTTTCGGCGCGGCAGTTGGAGCGGTTGCCCTTCACCCGCCTTTCCATCTCCCTGATCGGGCGCAACCTTTTTTATGTGTATTCGGCCCTGCCCGGCAACTACAACCCCGAAGCGGTGGTCTCGAAACAGGATGAAAAGCAGGGGATCGAATTCGGGGCGCTGCCGGCGATCAGAAGTTATGGGGTGAGTTTGGGGGTGGGGTTTTAGAGGAGCTGAAGCAGGGCTGTATTGTTATATGGCTTTATTGCTCGATTGTTTTATTGCTATTAATAGTTGACGATACATGCATAAATATTGTTCCAAACCAATAATTCGAAGAATGCCTCCGTTCGCGTGCCCGTACGGGCGATGCGGCATAATTTGCCAGTCTCCAGACTGGCATAAACGATCAAATATGTTTACGTGGTCAACCACGAAATGAGTTGGCACAAACCATCAGATGAAACAAAAAATCCATACCCTAATCATTCTAATCCTACTGGCCTCGCCCGCCTGCGACCGCGGTTTCGAATCGCTGAACACCGACCCGGCCAACCCTTCGCAGACCACCGTCGACCGCCTCTTCGCGGGCTACCTGAGCCTGACGTTCTGGAACTACGACTACTGGGCGAACAACGCCAAAAACGGTTGGATGATCTGGACGCAGCAGATTTCTTCCACCAACAACCGGGGGCTGTCGGAATTCCGGCAATCGGACCAGGGGCGGGACAATATGTGGAGCTTTCTCTATCAGAATATCTTTCAAACCTACCGCGCCATCGAGCAGGAGATGAACAACCAGCCGGCGGAGACGCAGGCCCGCAGCCGCTACAAAATGGCGGCAGCCCGGATACTGCTCTATTTCTACGCGGCCAAGGTGAGCGACCTGTACGGCGATATTCCCTTTTCCGAGGCGGGCCTGGGGCTGTCGGCGGACAACCCCATCCTGCGCCCGAAATTCGATACCCAGGAGAACATCTACCTGGCGATGCTGGAAGGCCTGCGCAGCATCGACGCCCTCTACGCCACCGATGACCCCGGACAATTTGACTTTCAAAATACCGAAGACGAAATCGATATCTACTACTTCAACGACTGGTCAAAATGGCGGCGCTTCGCCAACTCCCTGCGCCTGCGGCTGGCCATGCGGCTGACGGAAGTGCGCCCCGGCCTGGCGGAGCAGCACGCCAAAGAAATACTGGGCGGCGCCTTGCCCCTCATCGAATCGGCGGCCGATCATGCGGAGTGGACGAAAGCCACGCCGGGCTATGAAAACATCGGCCTGAACGACGCCCACCGCTTCGACGAGGCGCAGGGCATCAAATCGCGCGCCAGCCGGCGGATGTGGAACCAACTGTCCGACGGCCTGGACGATGCCGACATCTTCGACATCCGCGCCCGGATTTTCTATTCCAGAAACGCTTTCAACCAGTGGGCGCCCATTCCCTCCTCTCCCCGGACACAGGAAGAGGAAAACATCCAGCCCGACCCTCTGTTCGACCCGGATATCCCCGCCCGGTACAGCATTCTTACCCCTCGTTTCATGGGGGGCCGCAGCACCCGCGAGCGCCACTTCCTCTCCTCCGAAACGGCTTTCCTGCGCGCCGAGGCCATCTGGCGCGGGTGGGTGGAGGGCGACGCCCGGGCCGCCTACGAAGAGGGCATCCGCCGGTCCGTCGACTGGTATGTCAAAGCCTGGAACGAGGTGGCGCCCAGCAATATGCAGTTGGCACTGCCCACCGAAGAGGAAATACAGGCGCTGCTCAACCACCCCAAAGTGCAATGGGAAGAGGCCCGTGGCCTGGAGCTGATCCTCGCCCAAAAGTGGGTAGACTTCATGCTGGACCCGCTGGAGGCCTACTCCGAATGGCGGCGGACGGGGTTTCCGGCGCTGGAGGAGACGGCCTCGGCTAATGGCGCGCCGATGGCGCCGCCGCGGCGGTTTGTTTTTCCGCAAAGCGAGGCGATTGACAATGCAGCGAATTATCAGGAAGCGGTGAGCAGGATGGGGGGGGATGAGGCGGATGGGAGGGTTTGGTGGGATGGGGGGTAGGGTGTCAGGGGGTTGTGTTTCAGAGAGCAGTGTGTCGGTATATCATAGGCAGCCAACTCATCCAGAGAGAAGTCATCGGAAAGGGCGCCGAATAATTACCAGTCTTTTTTCCTTAGTTAGCATTATGGCGAACTGCCTCCAAGCACCTTCCATCTAAAAAAAATCACATTAGACATTGTTGTTAAGCTGGGACTTGTTTAAATTGTGTCGCCATAGGCGATGGCGGTGTGGGATGAAACCCGTTTGAGTACGTCGGGCGGAGTGAACCGAAAACATTTGTAGCCAGATGAAAGCGTTCATTAATAGTGGTGAATGGAGGCGGCGGGGGCTAGTCTTTTAGCCCAAAGTGTGGCCTCCAAAGAAGCTCGTAGAGTAGATGGGATAGGTTAACACAAATAGGGGAAGGGGTTCTGTAATGTTTGAATACAAGTATAATTATATATTAAAATGATAAATTGCCGGAAACTCTAACAAAGATTAATGAATTTTTAAAATTGAATTACATGAAGGATTTATATCTAATAATCATATTAACATTGATGCCTAAATTATTTTTTAGCCAATGTAATTATCATGAATTTACAAGTCAATCTGAAATTGACAACTTTATAAATGATTACCCAAATTGCACTACTCTATCTAGGGTAGCAATTACGGGAATAGACATTGATAATTTGCAAGGGTTAATAAATTTGGACTCAATAACAGGTGATCTAACGATTTATGAAACTAGCCTAGAAAATTTAAGCGGATTAAATAACCTTAAATATGTTGGAGGTGTTTTGTCAATTGGCAATAACTCTGAATTGAGCAATCTAATTGGATTAGAGTCTATTAATGAAATTGACGATGACTTCATTGTCAGAAGCAATCCTGGATTACAAAATTTTGAAAGGTTAAATAGTTTAAACAGAATTAATGGCAACTTTCATGTAATTGAAAATAATTCTTTGCAAAATTTTGAAGGATTAAATAATTTAAACAGAATTAACGGGGTGGTGATAGTTGGCGAAAATTTAGTTCTTCAAAATTTTATTGGACTTGAAAGCCTAGAAGAAATAAGAGATGCAGTATCTATAGCAGGCAACCCTTCTTTAATTGATTTCTTTGGTTTTGAAAATCTCAACTCTGTAGGGGGCAACCTATTTATTACTAATAACGAATCATTACTTGACTTGAGAGGTTTAGAAACGTTGAGAAATGTCAACAACAACCCTGGCCCGTCAACTGGAGGTATTGGAATTATTGTAGCGGAAAATAATTCTATTCTAAATCTAAATGGTTTTCAAGGGCTGGACACTATCAATTATAATATCAATATTTCTAATAATCCTAGCCTGTTAAATTTAAATGGATTAGATAATGTCAAACACATTGACGGGACAATGTTGTTGCTTGCAAATGAAAACCTAACCGAATTAGCTGGATTAGAAAATCTTTATTCCATAACTGACGGAATAAGAATTTCAAGTAATACAAGTTTGCAAAACTTAGAAGGCTTAGGGAATCTTACTAAAATCTATGGAACAAATCCAGGGCTTATCGCAGGTTTTTATCTAAGTGAATCTCCTTTAATAACAAGTTTGAGTCCTTTAAATGGATTAGATACTGTAGGGGCAGGGATAACACTTTTATACAATACATCATTAAGCGAATGTAATATCCCAATTGTTTGCAATTACGTGGATCACTTTTTTCCTGGAGTAGGCGTATCAGGAAATGCATTTGGCTGCAACACAAAAGATGAAATTCGCGATGCTTGCGAAATTTCTGAATATTACATAAATGCAGACAATGAAACATTTAATATTTACCCTAATCCAGTGACAGAAAAACTTCACCTCAAATTAAATAAAAATTACTTTAATGTTTCAATTTGCAATCTTTTTGGCAATATAGTTTATGCAGAAAAGGGATTGATTGATTATGCAGAGATTGATTTTTCCAATTTCTCCTCCGGAATGTATTTTGTCGAAATGAAAATAGAAAACAGAAAATATATTTTTAAATGCATTAAACTTTAAGATATAGGAATATTGTTCCCTGCATGGAAGAAACGAAGACGTACTCAGTACTCTGTTGGACTGTTGCTGGAATTAAATAAGGGAGCTATTGTGCCACTATTGTATTTTCTTATCCGCTCCCTGGCAACCCGAACGTAATCCGGCTTCAACAACCGAGTCTTCCGGGAAGACCACTCCTGTGCTTTCTTTAACAACCCTTCTTCATCGATGTCAGGATGCTCAGCCAATATATAATCAACTGTTGCCAGTATCTCCAAAGCATAGGTAGACTCAAAGCCTTCAATTAAGCGGATCAGGTTTTGCAGACGGGCATGTTGCTCTGTGCCGAGGTTCTTTTTAAGGAATTTTTCAACCTCTTCATAATGGCTGTAATTGAGCTGAAGGGCTTCAAAGGGCCGGACATTTTGCTGCTCCAGGCCATGCAGGTAAACGTTGTTGAGATAGTACAGGACATGCTGCACCTGAGGGGAGTAAGGGCCATAGAAGTGGGGAACAAATTTTAACCTTAGCGGTTCTCCCATACGCTGCAGGAAATAAGCCAGTTTGTTGGCTACGAAAAGGCTGGCGGCTTCCCCCTGGCGTTCATATTGAAAGAGGGCGTACAGCAGCATGGCGCGGGCAGGGGTCAGCTTCGCCGCTTTGGCTTTGGTGCTTTGCCGAAGTTCTTGCTTGATATTCGGGTGGGGCTCATATACAATGATTTCTGCTGGACTGTCCGAGAGGTATTGCTCGATTAGCCCTCTGACTTTTTTCCATTGAAGCCCTCCATTTCCGCAACCGAGCGGTGGAATGGCAACACTTTGTATGGCATGTTGCTGTATGGCTTCCACCAATGCTTTGAGCCCATCTTCAATATAGCGATAACTGCTTTTTAGCCACCATTTGGTTTTGGTTGGAAAGTTAATGATGATTTTCTCCCCCAAAGCATTGCGCTCCCGGGTGATCAGCAATTTACCAGGTTCCAGTTCGCCCGCATCACAGGCTTTCTTATACAGCCGGAAATTCTCGGGATAAGCCTCCTTGAATTGCAGTGCAATACCCTTGCCCATCACCCCCATGGTGTTGACCGTGTTGACCAGCGCCTGTGCTTCTGAAGTAAGCAAATTGCCTTGGGTATACCGGATCATGCGTATCGCTTAATAGTAGAATTTTCCCTGTGGATTGATGTAAACTTCGACATTTCTGTCCACTTCTGCAATAATTTCTTGCACATATACGACGCTGGATTCGTCGTAGACCACAATACGATCGATACATTCCGGGGGCACATGGTGTCGTACCAGGAACTCCGCCTGCTTGCGCCGCTGCCGGTCCGGGTCTTCTTCCGTATTGTGCCAGTACTGTTCCCATCTGAGGTTCCAGTCCACCTTGTCAAAATCAGCACGCTGGGTATAGAAAGAGGTCAGAAAGTTTTTGGCATGCCCGTCTGTGAACGCCCACTCTGCTCCGTTTTCATCCAGACAGTCCACCCGGCAGCAAAGGTAGAGTATTTCCGATTGGGGGAGCTGGGGGATGCCGCGGTGCCCGGTCTTGATGTTGAACAGCATGGGGGACCGCGGACAAAAATAGAAGGCTACATACGCTCCGATGTTTCCTGCTCCTTCAATGGGAAGGGCAAAGGTTTCCCGCTGCTGCGTCAGAAGGTTGTCTCCGATGAAAATATAGTTTGGATCACGATCAGGATGAGTGCCGGAAAACATACCATGCTCAAGGAGGTACTTCAGGTTGTCCTGGTGGACGATTCGGAAAACCCAAATTGGATTGGGGATATTGCCTGGCATTGTTTTATTTTTGTCTATCCGTATATTCTACTACCTTGTGGTTTCAAAGTATTTCCTTATCAGATTAATGTCATTGAACAACGTGTCTTTGTTTATCAATTTAAATTCCTTTTAACGCTCATAATGATCACCACATTTCTTAATCTTTCGTCCGCTCCCACAGTAACAAAGGCCATTAGGCCTCAACTTTCTGCCTTTGATCCTGGCAAGCATTACTTCACAAATTCTATAGATTTGAGCAATGCCCAAGATGTCCTGATAGGCTTCAATTACACCTTGTGCTCCATGGGAGTAGTCCCCCTGCAAATAGGCCCCGTTGATCTCGAAATAAGAGTTGTTCTGAAGGAAAGGCAACAGGATCATTTCAAAGAAAACGGATAATGACCGGATGGTTTTTTTAAGGAGGATATCTTCCTTTCCCTGAGTCGTAAAACAAATAGCCCCTGAATCATGATAAATATGCCGATCTGCTTTTCTTGGAATTCTTTCCCCTACTTCTTTAACCAGGGGAAACCTTCTAGGAAAAACAGATACATCTACTTCTAACTCGTAAAAATCATTATGCCCGGCATCGACCCTTCCAAAGAACAAACTTCGGCTGAGGTCATAAGTAAGTTCCGGATAATGGTCGAGCACCTCCTGTATTTGCTTGTCATCCATGATAAGGCTTGTGTACTATGCCCGAGCCTGCAATCATTCCACTCAATTCCTCACTCTTGGTTCGTTCATCCTTGTCTTCACCCCAGGGGAACCGATCTCCAAATTGCTCCCTTATGTGCTCACTTGCTTTCTTAAAATTGGGTTCCTCATCTGCTTTTTGGCAGGCTTCCGAAAGGGCAGACAAGCAGTCCAAAAAGTTATTTTTCCGGGTCTCGGGGTATTCTTCGAACAGGTTTTCTCCCACCGGGGTAGTTGGACGAATACATCGAAATCCGCCAGGGAGGTGAAGGCTGCTGCTCATGGCATCGATGCAGTATCGGAAGGCCTCGTCATCGTTATCGCAAGGAACATAATATTCGACGGCTAGTATTGTCAGTTCAAAACCACTAGCCAATTTGAGGTTGGAGTATTTGTTCTCCTGGTAGTTTTTCCAGGCTTTGAGGTACCGGACGATTCTAACCAATTGTGCTTTGCCATCGGCTTCCTTTAGAAACCATTCGGTGAACTGCTTCGGATCGCTTTCTATCCATCCTTTACTCCGGTGTGCCAACTCTGGTATTTTACTATTCTTATAGTAGATGGGGAGGTCAATATGGTGGCCATCGGCAAAAACGACCCGGATGCAGGTTGTTTTTCGGATGGTATCCTGGTTGGTATGATTATCTACCGATTCATATATCCAATCATGCCAAGTGGCTATCCCTTTTCGGTTATCTTCTCCCTCTTCCAGGAAATATACTCCGTAATCAAGATCATACTTCAGTAACCGATTACCATTGTCATCGTGTTCCGGAATTGGGTTTACGGTGGTATTCATTTCAAAAGACCCCTGACCATAAAACTTCGGTTGAATTTCCTGGGGCTTGTTGTCCTTAAACCAGGTGCGGATCTTCCTTTTGATCTCCTGCCGGCTCCCTTTTAGATCCTCCTTTCGTTTTGAGGTCAATTTGATCTCTGAATTGAACGCGTTTCCTGCCGATATTCATGCCGAAAGAAACAACTGACTTTCAGTTTCGACCCGGTTTGAAAAACTTCAACCGCGCATTGTTTCCGTTCTTGCGAAGTAGTAATGGGATTAGAATACTTGATGTGGCCTTCATACCTGCCCGACAAATCAGGCACCCAGTATAGCCAGGAAAATGGCTTGTACTTCCATAAGTATCGGTCGATAAGAAGGAAAAGCCCGGTGATTATGGCAGTAACGGAAAGGCTCAAACCAAAGTTGCTGGACAAAAACTGGTTGGCCAGGTACAGTCCAATAGCCAGGAAAATAACAAAGGAGAGTAATGCTCCTGGTTTAATGTATCGAAAATGGGTATTCTTCATCTATCAGCGGCTGTTTTGATCAAAATGTTTTATGCTTTCAATCAAAAAGTTTGCCACGCGCCATAATAAAATGGAATAGTGTCATTTTGACAGAAAAATGACAGAATTGTGAGCTTTTGTGTCAACTCAAATTAAGTTTGATACAAACTGAAGAGAAAAAGTAGCAGAGCCTGTCGAAATTGCGGATAATTTTTCGGTTACTATTAACATTTAAAAATGCACGAGGTATCACACCCTATCCCCCTCCTTCAAATAATATCCCCTGGCATTCGTCGTATTCCTCCGGTAATATTCGGGGTCCGATAACCGGGCATCTTCCAGAAGCTTAAAATTTTTCACCTGGCTGCCGGTTTTGAAAACCTGATTGCCCTGGTTGCCGCGGGAGGAGTGTTCAGATACCAATCCGGTGGAAAAAACAATGACTTTATGCTTATTGGTAATGCCGGCCAGATCTGCTTCCGATTGGAAGTGGCGGATAAGGAGCAGCTTTTGCTCTTTGTGGTAGGCGTTTTGCAACACACTACGCGATGCTTTGTAGGCAGACAGGCTAACCCGGTCAACCTTCCCATTGCTGTAGCAGAATATCATGAACCCGGAATAGTCAACCGTGGCTACCCGGTAAATTTCTCGTTCGCCGGGAAGGAGTTGGCCGTCTAAACTAAACCCTTCAACATCTGCTTCGTCGAGCCCGGTTTGGCGATACACTCTCGCCTGGTCCGTGAAAATCAAAAGGTCAACCGGCTCGTTATCCCATTCTTCCTGGACTTCACGGGAAGCGAATGGCCTGGGCGTTTCCTTTCCGTTTTCTTCTTCCCGGGGCAGGACAAAAGTTCCGGTGGGCTCACCGGAAACCAGTTGTTTTTCCGGAGGTATCGGTGTGCTTTCCGTATCTCGACGAGGTTCTGATACCCGCTTGGCTGCTATTTCCCCCGACCTCTTTTCGAGCAGCACCCACAGCTTTTCCAACGCCTCCTCCGGCGCGTATTTGTAGTGCGACCACCGCACCCGGAAGAACTCCCATTTGGCGCGCTCCAGGATCAATTGCCGTTCGATATCATTTTGCAGGGCGTCTCCTTCGTGGTAGCGGTCCCCATCGCATTCTACGGCAATCTTTTTACCGTTGGGCAGGTGCACTACCAGGTCGATCCGGTAAGGGCCTACTTTAAATTGGGGCTCTGCCACATAATTACGGCGGATGAGCTCCTGATAAATGTCCACCTCAAACCAGCTGTCGAATGGGCGGGGCGGCTTCTGGCTGCGGTCTTCGGGAATGATAATGTCTATCTCCGGCTCCCGGATGCTTTGGGTATGGAAATAGTGCAACAACTGGTACCGGAAATCAATGGGGTTGAAGTCATCTTCCTGCACAGAGTGGAAAAGCCATACTTGCTCCTTCGCCCGGCTCATGGCCACGTTGAAGCGGCGGCGGTGGCTATCTCCGGTGAGGGACCGCCGCCGGTGATCGTGGGCGGTGACCAACGACAAAAAGATTACATCGCGCTCATCGCCCTGGAAATCCGGCGGCGTACCGCAGACGATCTTGCGCTCCTGAAAATCCTTGGGCGAAATCTCTTCCCGCAGCAGCCGGTCGACCTCAACACTTTGATTGTTTCCCTGAAGAGCAATGACGCCAAAGGTTTTTTCCGCATACGACTCGTCTGTGAGCAGATACTTGATCTTGTCTACGATGGCCCGCGCTTCGGGTAGATTGCGGTTATTATCGAACGTGCCACGGGGTACAAAATACGGCGCCAGCGGGTCGAGGCGCTTCGAGGAGTATTGTTTCAAAGGCACCAGCTCGATGCCCTGCGGCCGGTAGCACAGCTGATTGGAAAACTCGATGATCTCCGGCATGCAGCGAAAATGCTCCCGCAGGGATATCCGTTGCCCGGCCATGGCGTCGATGTGTTCAAAAAAGCTGTGCTTGGTATTGTAAAACTCCTGGTCGGGAATACCCCTGAGGTGAGTGCGGATCAGGTCGTTGACCTGATCGATCTGCACTCCTACATTTTCCGGAGCGGTCTGCTGGTCGTCGCCCACTACAATGATCTTTCTGGTGATGTATTTCAGGAACAAAGCCTCCGGCCCCAGTTGGCTGGCCTCGTCGATGATCACCACATCAAAGGTTTCCGGCTCGGGGCCCAGCGTATCCACCAGCCGATACATGGGCATGATCCAGCAGGGGATGTCTTTGCTGATCCTTTGCAGCAGCGCCTGGGCTTTGCGGCGGTACTGAAAGGACAGCTTGCCCTTGCCGCCGGCATGCCTCACCGCCTGTGTCCATCTGGTCAGTTGCCGGTTCAATTCGTCCGGGCTTTTCAGGTTCTCGATGAAACTGCTGGTTGCTTTGCTTTTCAAGTATTGGAGAGCCGTCTCCCGAATGTCCGCCTCATTCCGCGCCAGCGCCCGGTACTTATCATCGATGGAGTCTGAAAACCGCTGAGCCAGCTCAAAGCGGGCGTTGGCCCAGTACACCGCTTTTTCCACTTCCTCTTTATCAAGGTAAGGCAATGGCCCGGTGTAGTGTAAACGGGCAATGGTGTCCCCAAAATGATCCGCCAGTACTTCTCCATTTACCTGCATCTTCCGATAGTTGGCCTCCAGTACGGACAGCCGACTGGCGTTCTCGTAGGGTTCCTCATAGCGCATCCAGTCCGTTGCCGCCAGGCTTTGTTTTAGAGCGGTTAGATTCTCGCTTTCTCCCTCCAGGCTGTCCAGGTATTCCCGGGCATCCGCCACCTTCCTTTGCATGGCCGTTATTTCCTCCTGAAGAAAACGGGCATGTACGGCTTTTTGCAACAGGAATGTCGCTTCCGGTTGCTCCAGGGATTCTTCCGTTTGCTGAAAGATGCCCTGCAGGTCTCTCCTGGTGGATAGATACGGCGGGTAATTTTCCAGCAGTTCATTGAGCTGGGTACGGTAACTTCGGTACGTTTCCAGTTTTCGCCTGGGGTCCCTATCTTGTGTATCATAGGGTGCCCAGATTTCGTCCAGTTCGGTGAGGGCCAGCTGTATTTCGGCGTATTGGGCCAGGACTTTCAGTTCATTGGCCAGAAGGCAGGGATGGCCGTTTACCCGGCATTCTTCGAAAATATAACGGCGGTTCTTGATCTCTTTGGGCAACAGGAGGGGCTGTAAAATTCCACTCAGTTTTTTCCCCTGATTCACATAATCGAACACCACCGCAACATCCGCTTTCAATTGGCGGGCAGAGACTCCGGGCGGAATGCTGATTTCGTATTGCCGCACCAGTTCTTCCACATTGTATTCGGCAAGCTCCCGTACCAATTCGTCGGAGCGCTGCGCCAGTTTTTGCCAACGAGTAGGCTGCCCGGCGCGAAGCGCCTCCTGAGCTTCCTGATTCCATTCGGCAGCGGCCGGCAGCAGGTTTTTCAACCTCGAAAAGCTATCCACCAGGCTTTCCAGTTCTTCCGGCTTCATTTCAATATGGGCCTGCAGCGCGTTCCCTTCGTATTGCTCCCGGTATTCTTCCCGGCATTCTTTCAGCCTTTTCAGTTCGGCCGGCGTGGGTAGTCGCGATAGGGTGGGGATGGGCTGGGCTTCCAGGGAAAAGCCGGCCTCCCGGATGGACTGAAACCACCCATACCATTCCATCAAAGCGTCGGACAGTTGGAGCGCTGCCGGCAAGTCGGTTATCAGGCTTTTCATCCAGCCGTACAGTGTTTCCTCCTCCAGGATGCGGCTTGTCAGTTCCAGCAAGGAGCCATCGTTATAGGCCTGGTTCAGGTGAGCGGGGCGGCTGTCGGCTTGCTGCAATGTTTTGATGTCGTTGATCAGCTCCGCCCGCTCTTCGCGCAGGGTTTGCAGTTCCTTTTTGTCCCTGTTGATCCGCTTTGCCGTCTCTTCCGGCCGGTAGCCGTTGATGGATTCCTGCAGCTGGCGCACGCTTCTGGCCAGCTCGCTCTCCCGGCGGTTGGTGCCGTCCAGAAAATAGATGACCAGGTCGAGGAACGCTTCGGGTAGATGGTTGCGCAGGGCTTTCAGTGCCTGGTCGGTCTGGGCTGTGACCAGCACCTTCTTGCCCTGGCTGAGCAGGTAGGTGATGATATTGGCAATGGTATGCGACTTGCCCGTACCCGGAGGACCCTGTACCAGCACCACGTCCCGCTCCCCGATGCGGCGAGCGATCTGCATCTGCTCGGCATTGCTCTCCTTGGGCAGAATGATCTCTTCGTCGGATACCTGCCAGGAGTGATTGCCTATCGTCCTTCCTTCAGGTAAGTTGTCCAATGCATAAACCACCCGGTCCAGCAGGCCGAGCTGGAAACCGTCTTCCTGTGCGTTGAGGTGCTGGAGAATGGACTCGAAAAGAACGGTATAGCTGCGCAGGCTGCGCTCCCGGAAAAGGATCACCGGCGCATAGTAAATGGTGGGTTCAGCCGGCAGCGACTCTGGAGCGTATTCGGAGGTATTGTATTCCGCATCGGAGCTGAGGTTGCTGGCGAAGGCCTGAAGGGCATTGATCCGGATCATTTCCAGGGCTTCCCAAAAATCCAGTTCCTCTTCCTGCAGCTTTTGCTGTAAAACAGCCGTCGCCGACGGCACGGAGAAACCGGCCAGCCCGGAGAGGAAGTCGTTTTCTACCTGAAACAACTCCTGCTCAACGGATAAATTCACCCGGATAAAGCCGGTATCGGAAATTTCGATCTCCAGGGGGATGGTAACCAATGGGCGCCGTATGGCGGGCGATGTCCGCCAGCAAAACAGCCCGACGCCCAGCAACAACTCGTAGCGCTCGCTGAAAGAGCCCAACTTGTTGGCGGCGTCAAAGAACTGATCGTAGGTTTTTTTCTCCGCTTCGTAGGCGGCCAGCAACTCCAGATATTCCGCCTGCTGCTCTTTCCATTGGGACAATGTATGCAGGAACATATCTATCTGTTCCTCCAGTCCGGGCTCCTCTTCCAGCAGCAGCACTTCCTCATTCTGTTCGATCGTTTCCCGAATGACAGGAGCAGATTCCAGCTCGTATATCTGCCCTTCCAGCCAGGGGCGCCAGGCTTCTTTTACCTCCGGCCGCTCTGGCTCCGCTGGCCGCTTGGGCCGGGGCAGCGTCAGCAAAAGGGCTTCTTCTCCCATCTCGTGATCCAGCAGGCGGGAGCGGGCCCCTTCATAGTGGGCTATTTCTTCCAGCC
This genomic window contains:
- a CDS encoding SusD/RagB family nutrient-binding outer membrane lipoprotein, whose protein sequence is MKQKIHTLIILILLASPACDRGFESLNTDPANPSQTTVDRLFAGYLSLTFWNYDYWANNAKNGWMIWTQQISSTNNRGLSEFRQSDQGRDNMWSFLYQNIFQTYRAIEQEMNNQPAETQARSRYKMAAARILLYFYAAKVSDLYGDIPFSEAGLGLSADNPILRPKFDTQENIYLAMLEGLRSIDALYATDDPGQFDFQNTEDEIDIYYFNDWSKWRRFANSLRLRLAMRLTEVRPGLAEQHAKEILGGALPLIESAADHAEWTKATPGYENIGLNDAHRFDEAQGIKSRASRRMWNQLSDGLDDADIFDIRARIFYSRNAFNQWAPIPSSPRTQEEENIQPDPLFDPDIPARYSILTPRFMGGRSTRERHFLSSETAFLRAEAIWRGWVEGDARAAYEEGIRRSVDWYVKAWNEVAPSNMQLALPTEEEIQALLNHPKVQWEEARGLELILAQKWVDFMLDPLEAYSEWRRTGFPALEETASANGAPMAPPRRFVFPQSEAIDNAANYQEAVSRMGGDEADGRVWWDGG
- a CDS encoding T9SS type A sorting domain-containing protein, with translation MKDLYLIIILTLMPKLFFSQCNYHEFTSQSEIDNFINDYPNCTTLSRVAITGIDIDNLQGLINLDSITGDLTIYETSLENLSGLNNLKYVGGVLSIGNNSELSNLIGLESINEIDDDFIVRSNPGLQNFERLNSLNRINGNFHVIENNSLQNFEGLNNLNRINGVVIVGENLVLQNFIGLESLEEIRDAVSIAGNPSLIDFFGFENLNSVGGNLFITNNESLLDLRGLETLRNVNNNPGPSTGGIGIIVAENNSILNLNGFQGLDTINYNINISNNPSLLNLNGLDNVKHIDGTMLLLANENLTELAGLENLYSITDGIRISSNTSLQNLEGLGNLTKIYGTNPGLIAGFYLSESPLITSLSPLNGLDTVGAGITLLYNTSLSECNIPIVCNYVDHFFPGVGVSGNAFGCNTKDEIRDACEISEYYINADNETFNIYPNPVTEKLHLKLNKNYFNVSICNLFGNIVYAEKGLIDYAEIDFSNFSSGMYFVEMKIENRKYIFKCIKL
- a CDS encoding macro domain-containing protein — translated: MIRYTQGNLLTSEAQALVNTVNTMGVMGKGIALQFKEAYPENFRLYKKACDAGELEPGKLLITRERNALGEKIIINFPTKTKWWLKSSYRYIEDGLKALVEAIQQHAIQSVAIPPLGCGNGGLQWKKVRGLIEQYLSDSPAEIIVYEPHPNIKQELRQSTKAKAAKLTPARAMLLYALFQYERQGEAASLFVANKLAYFLQRMGEPLRLKFVPHFYGPYSPQVQHVLYYLNNVYLHGLEQQNVRPFEALQLNYSHYEEVEKFLKKNLGTEQHARLQNLIRLIEGFESTYALEILATVDYILAEHPDIDEEGLLKKAQEWSSRKTRLLKPDYVRVARERIRKYNSGTIAPLFNSSNSPTEY
- a CDS encoding DUF4433 domain-containing protein codes for the protein MPGNIPNPIWVFRIVHQDNLKYLLEHGMFSGTHPDRDPNYIFIGDNLLTQQRETFALPIEGAGNIGAYVAFYFCPRSPMLFNIKTGHRGIPQLPQSEILYLCCRVDCLDENGAEWAFTDGHAKNFLTSFYTQRADFDKVDWNLRWEQYWHNTEEDPDRQRRKQAEFLVRHHVPPECIDRIVVYDESSVVYVQEIIAEVDRNVEVYINPQGKFYY